Proteins encoded in a region of the Nitrospirota bacterium genome:
- the rplK gene encoding 50S ribosomal protein L11, translating into MAKEIIRNIKLQLPAGKANPAPPVGPALGQHGVNIMEFCKAFNAKTQGQEGTIIPVLINVYSDRSFDFILKTPPASELLKKAAGIVKGSGTPNKDKVGRLTSAQVREIARTKMSDLNCHDIDAAYNIIAGTARSMGIEIS; encoded by the coding sequence ATGGCAAAGGAAATTATAAGAAATATTAAACTACAGCTGCCTGCAGGCAAAGCCAATCCGGCGCCGCCGGTAGGGCCGGCGCTTGGACAGCATGGCGTAAACATCATGGAGTTCTGTAAGGCATTTAATGCAAAGACACAGGGGCAGGAGGGTACTATTATCCCTGTCCTTATCAATGTTTATTCAGACAGGTCATTTGATTTTATACTGAAGACCCCTCCGGCATCTGAACTCTTAAAAAAAGCTGCCGGTATTGTGAAGGGATCTGGCACACCCAATAAGGATAAGGTCGGGAGACTTACATCCGCACAGGTTCGTGAGATAGCCAGGACCAAAATGTCTGATTTGAACTGTCATGACATAGATGCTGCATACAATATCATAGCTGGAACAGCAAGAAGCATGGGGATTGAAATCAGCTAA
- the tuf gene encoding elongation factor Tu (EF-Tu; promotes GTP-dependent binding of aminoacyl-tRNA to the A-site of ribosomes during protein biosynthesis; when the tRNA anticodon matches the mRNA codon, GTP hydrolysis results; the inactive EF-Tu-GDP leaves the ribosome and release of GDP is promoted by elongation factor Ts; many prokaryotes have two copies of the gene encoding EF-Tu), with product DNITVEGDLITPIAMSEGLRFAVREGGKTVGAGVITKVIE from the coding sequence GGGACAATATAACGGTGGAAGGTGATTTGATAACGCCAATAGCGATGTCCGAGGGGTTGAGGTTTGCAGTGCGTGAGGGCGGCAAGACAGTGGGCGCAGGGGTTATAACAAAGGTAATTGAGTAG
- the nusG gene encoding transcription termination/antitermination protein NusG, producing the protein MTKQWYVLHTYSGFENKVRAGIQERVDTLGLREKFGQILIPTENVVELKEGRKRVATKKVFPGYILIEMEMSDETWNLVTNVPKVTGFVGGGGAPSPLSDKEVESIIQQMDASVSTPRSRVQFSRGDAVRIIVEPFLGFNGTVDEVDSDHGKVKVLVSIFGRATPVELDFLQVEKL; encoded by the coding sequence ATGACAAAACAGTGGTACGTATTGCATACCTATTCAGGATTTGAAAACAAGGTCAGGGCCGGCATTCAGGAAAGGGTTGACACACTTGGGTTAAGAGAAAAGTTCGGGCAGATTCTGATTCCAACTGAGAATGTAGTTGAGTTGAAGGAAGGAAGGAAGAGGGTTGCAACTAAGAAGGTGTTTCCGGGATATATCCTGATTGAGATGGAGATGTCGGATGAGACATGGAACCTGGTTACAAATGTACCCAAGGTAACGGGGTTTGTTGGAGGAGGCGGCGCGCCGTCTCCATTATCTGACAAAGAGGTTGAGTCTATAATACAGCAGATGGATGCAAGTGTATCAACGCCGAGGAGCAGGGTTCAGTTCAGCAGAGGGGATGCTGTCAGGATCATTGTAGAGCCGTTTCTTGGATTTAATGGCACGGTTGACGAGGTTGATTCTGATCATGGCAAGGTAAAGGTGCTGGTTAGTATATTTGGCAGGGCAACGCCGGTGGAACTCGATTTTCTGCAGGTGGAGAAATTGTAA
- the rpmG gene encoding 50S ribosomal protein L33, with protein sequence MRETITLACTDCKNRNYSTMKNKRNTQEKLELKKYCPCCRKHTGHKEVK encoded by the coding sequence ATGAGAGAAACGATTACATTGGCATGCACAGATTGTAAGAACCGCAATTATTCTACAATGAAGAATAAGCGGAATACGCAGGAGAAATTGGAACTTAAAAAGTATTGTCCCTGTTGCAGGAAACATACAGGCCACAAGGAAGTAAAATAA
- the secE gene encoding preprotein translocase subunit SecE, translating to MFAKTIENIKIFLQEVKSEVKKVTFPSKDETLGTTAVVLVLVSLATIYLWVIDVALSEIVAKILP from the coding sequence ATGTTTGCGAAGACAATTGAAAATATAAAAATATTCCTGCAGGAAGTAAAGTCTGAAGTTAAAAAGGTGACATTCCCATCTAAGGATGAGACACTTGGTACAACTGCGGTAGTTCTCGTGCTTGTATCATTGGCTACCATATATTTATGGGTAATAGATGTGGCCTTGTCAGAGATAGTGGCAAAGATTCTGCCATAA